GGAGGTGGAGGGAAGTGCCAGGTTTTCCATATGCAGCTGCCTGTACTGTAGTGTAAGTTCTGTTGGTGTTTTTAGCCATGAATCTTAGGAAACAGGTACCCTGAAAAGTCACCTCTGTGGCTCTTGCTCCTGCTTGTCCTTTAAACTGAGGAGGCTGCTTGTTGCAGAAAGAATTCATGTGGAAAGAATTTATCAGAGCCCTGACATGCACGATGATGTGttagctgctggctgagcacTTCTCTCTCCTTACAGGTGGTGCAGTTCAATCGCTTACCTTTGGTGGTGAGTTTCATTGCAAGCAGCAATGCCAATACAGGTACGTCTAcacatttgttttaaagattGCAGTGTTTGAAGGCCTGGgtgttttaataatttaaaataacttccCTGAGTTCACTTCAAGCTGTGTTAACTTTGTTCCTGCTGTGAAATTTATCAGCATATTGTGAAAGGTGAGAAGGAAAAAGTGTGAGTAAAAATTGGCAGATTTTAGGTGTCTTGCTGGAGCTGTTATTCTTCTAGAAGCGTATTTCTCCTGTGGTTAACCTTGCCCATGCTGCATGGGCAGTACTGTGCTGTACAAGCCAGCTGTTGGGTCTCTTTCTGTCAGTCAGGTTAAAATTCTGCAGGAACATGTGCAGATTTGTCTTCAGTTCTGTGGGGTGGGGAAGTCCTTCAGCCAGGCCCTAGCCTTGCTGGTGAGGACATTGGCTAATGAATGTGAGCAGAAGGGATTTAGTTCTGGTACAGCTTCTtgggccacagcagctgtggaagcagaaaggcagcagtggGGGAGCGTTGTGCTCCACAATTCACAGGAAAGTGAGTAGCTCACATGAAACATTTCAGGCTTTGAAAAACACTGCCTGTGACTTGGGAgggggagggagctgtgggcTTTGGAGAGAGGCTTCTCAGTGATGTTGTTTGATGAAACATTCTGTCTCTACTCTTTCCAGGGCTGATTGTAAGTTTGGAGAAGGAGCTCACGCCCCTGTTTGAAGAATTGAGGCAGGTTGTTGAAGTTTCTTAACCTGATGGTCTAGCCAGAGTGCAgcattcctctgcagcccagtgGACAGAAAGATTCAATAATCATCCGTCAAATAACACATCTCAGAAGAAATACCACAGCTCCTTAGTATACTAAGTAAGAGTAAATTGTACATAGTACTGAATCTGAAATGATCTACTAGTGTGTTGTAGGTGGATGTTACTTTAGGCCATGCTTCTTGTATTGTGCAGTACTGGAGAGCCCACCAAAATAGCTCCCATGGAGTTTAGCTCAGCCAGCTGAGCCAGGCCGGCGCGATGCCCTTGGCTCAAAGGAGCAGCCCCCAGATCTCTTGCTTTACAGGGCACCAGGCACATGGCAGGGGTGTCCTCAGGCCAGCCACCACTATGTGTGGGAAGGCACATCAGGTGGAGGGAGTGAGCAAAGACATGCTTGGAGACATTGTGAGAGCAAGCGAGTCAGCGGGGATGTGTCGGTACAATCAGTGTCCCAGCTTCCTTACACGGGGTGCACTTTGGCAAGGGAGTGCTACTCATCTGGATGCTAGCTGCATCCTGCTTCCACTAGGAAGAAAGGTGTTTCTATGGAAGCTATTGCTGTAGGGATTTTCACGATGCCTAGCTAAAAGCACCCAAACAATGTCTCACTTcttcatggggtttttttgtgtaatATGGTTGTGAAGATCTCATGTCTCATAGTCTTTGTGTGGGTTCATCACTGGTGACACTCTCAGCTTATTTACCCTTAGGTTTTcttaagtaaataaatataaataaaatacagtatttttaaatgacagagcCTGGTCCACTCTTCTGTTGCACTGTAATACCCCACAGCACATCTGTCTCTAGAGAGAGCAGGTCTCTTAACTGTTTGTAAATGTCCAAAATCCATGAATTTATACACTGAAAACTAACCAGTGTGTCTCTCAGTTGGGCAGTAAGGATACTAAGTCCGAGGGCAGTGCAGAGATCCCATTGCTAGGGATCAAGCCTGTGCTCTTAGCCCCACCTCTTGTTCCCCCCCCGTCCCCTTATGACACCTGCCAAGCACTGCAGGTCTgggggacagctctgggcaggTCTGTGCCCCgggctgggaagggggatgCCATGGCCCTGAGTTCACACCTTATCGACCTCTGGTGCATCAGGCAGGATGGGGGCAAACAGTGGTGCTGGAAATGACAACTGGGAGTTCTTGGCTCAAAAAGAGATAACAGCTTGTCAGTCAACCCTTTTCCATTTAAACTAAGCTGGAATGGGACTTTGGTTGCTGGTCATTACAGAAGCAGGTGGAAGGTGTGTGTATTTCTGGCAGAACGTGTTTGTGTTCCAGCAAAGGCCTCCCCTTGCTGTTTGTTTCTGCTCAACCCATCCATCTATGATGGCTTCCAAGGCCACCCAAGTGCCATTTCTTTCACTGGCTTCAGTTTGTGACACCATGTTCTGAACTTGCGTCCAGTGTTCTGTGAAGCAGCCTGTTGCTGTGAAAAAGGGAAGGCTATGTTTGTGGTTTCCCTACAAGCTCCATTTCCAAGCCATGTTCACAGGACAGTGAGGCTGTTGGAGAATATCATCTCTCTCTTCCCCTTATGCTGCCTCTCTCTCACACAAACTCAGCAAAGGTTTTTACCTAAATGGGAGATGCCAGTTTGTTAAAGCTTCATTAAGGGAAAAAGGAGGACAAAGCTTAGAAATACATGCAGGAATATAAAAGACCTGTGGTAGTTTTATAATGacattttattcagaaaacagcctgtataaaaatatttaccaatACTTTAAATTTCTAAGttgaaataaaatgctatttatATGTCCAAAtctagattttctttcttcttccaatGTGCTTTTGCCTTCCTCTTCTGCACTCTTCTCCCAGCAAAGGCAATTATCAAACACCTTCTGCACGATCAATACCAAACACAGACTGCAGTGTTGCATAGCAGGAGAGCTTTGCAGATGCTGTTTCAGCATAAATTGGATTGTTATGCAGGGAGAGAGGGTCCCCCCTCTTTGCCAGCCCTTCAGGAGGCACAGGATTGCTCAGGGGATCTTGCAGCTGGGTCAGTCTGGTCTTGAGCCTCTCCAGTGTGTCAAACTTTGCTTCCAAAATGTAACATCTGTTTAGAGTACAGCACCAACATCATAGGCTTCCACTTCTTGTCTCTCTAGTGAGCCACAACGCTGTTAAATGTGTGTCCTATGGTTTCTCAAATCCCTGGTTTGTACACAAGTGTGCTTACATGATGCTGCTCACCGTTACCTACAGATGCTGTTTGAAACAAGCATTCCCTTGTAGCCATCACTGTGGTATGAAGCTAAACCATATAAAAACTTGTTTGACATCTGTCACTTTGGCCTTGAAGGGCCTTGAAATACTACTTTCTGGATTGCAGTATAGATACTATTTACAAAATGtaattctgtcatttttcttttggcCTAAAGCCTAAACAGGtaataaaaagatatttaatgTTTCCAGGAAGGAcctgttttaaataaaaggttCAGGATTACAGAATATGATACCAATGCTTAGTTGTGATGCAGCTTGTAATAAATTAACGAGTGCTCTGAATAACCCCAAAAGTTTTGGACAGTGACCACTTCTGTGCTTAGGTGGCAGGTGTTTGAATTAAGTGCATTACAGGCACACACCACACGTATCAAACCCACGCTCTGGTTCTGCAGCCGTCCCCACGCGTGACTCGGCAGCCCCGGCGCGCCCAGAGCCGCAGGATCCcgtgtgtgcagagctgggtgacCTCTGTGTGGGGGCACAGACCGCGCTGGAGACCTGAGGCTGGCCTCTGGTAAGCAATGCCTTCCCCCTGGAGAGAAGCAATTCCTGCCAGCGGAGCGGGAGCGCTGGCGCTCCGCTAGGAACTGAGGGCGGCGTTGcgctcctccagctgcttccGTATCTGTGACTGGAACAGAAGGACAGTCCATTACTGCTTGTCTGCGTGCATGTGCGTGTGGGCGAGTACAACCCACCCAATTCCTGGTATTTTTTTAGGAAGTAGTGCTTTCAAGCCTTTACATGGTCTCCTCATTCCTGCCATCATGACTCAGGACATGTGGTCTGGGCTGATGATCCATATTGTTTACCAAGCACATATAATGACATCCTTAGAGATGGAAGTAGTTTTCTCTTACTAAGGAGTGTGTCTGTTAAAAGTACATCCCAAAAACGCTGAAGTGGGTTTGCAGGCAGATACATTATGCCCCTGTGCATGGCACTGATGAGGCCCCGCCTCGactgctgtgtccagttttgggcccctcagttCAGGAAGGTGCCTCATTCCAGAAAAGGGCAGTGGAGAGGAAGGGGCTAGATCGTAAGTCCTATAAGGagcagctgatggagctgggggtgtttagcctggggaagaggggttctggggtgaccttatcactcccTGAAAGGAGCGGGTAGCCAGCTGGGGGTTGGTcttttctcccaggcaaccagtgacaggatgagaggatatagcctcaagctgtgccaggggaggttcagactGGACAtaaggaggaatttcttcacagaaggggaTCTTAGACATGAATGAGCTGCCCAGGAcggtggtggagtcaccatccctggaagtgcttaACAAAAGACAGGGTGTGGCTGTGCCACTCAGTGCCTCGGTCTGGTTGACAAGGTTGTGACTGATCAAAGGTGGGACTTCATGACCCCAGAGGTCCTctccaacctaattgattctatgattatgtGAAAACTGCACACTCCAATCTAGCACGCCTGGCAGCCAGAACAAGTACTCCCTTGCTGGAGGTGCTGAGAGCTGTAGCACTTGGATGCCCCAGTCCTGGGGGATCATGCTGGCAgtagcagtgctgctgcctgggatgccCTGTAGCAGCACTCATCACCTTACCAGTTTCCACCGCAGGATTTTAATCCACTCGTCAGCTTCTATCCCAGTTTTTGCACACAGGTAGTATGTCCTTAGTGGGAACACTAAACTGCAAGCAAACAAAGCTTTCTTAAGTTGCTAGAACAACTGGCAGTTCACCCCAAAACTGAGCCCAGCTGGCCTGTGCCAACAGTTGCTGAGACAAAGCAGGACAGGGAGGCTGTGCTCCCCTTCAGCCACCAGAAGGGAGGTTAACCAAGAATGGGTGACAGCAATTTACAGCCCAGGGCCCTTAAGAACAAGGACCTTTCTAAAGATAAAAGACCCACATTTGGGCACAGAAGAGGTTACCATGTGACCTGTATCAGTGTCTGACCCCAAGATCCACGAGTCTAGGTGACGCTTATAGAATTAGAAATGCCCACTACACAAGGGCCCATCTTTTGCCAGGAGTAATTTGGCAAAGCCATGCAGGACTGACAGAGACTGGCTGAGAGAAACAGACTTGTGAGTTAGAGGATGAGCAGGGTTACAACCACCAAGGgtttacatttcaaaattcCCTTTCTATTTTGAACTTCCCAGCAATGTAGAGAAAATCCTGCAACCTACCAGAAACAATTGACTCTTTCCTGGGAATAGTCAAATTGCACAGCTGAGCATTCAGTTAAGTCAAGTGCTCGAATTGGTTCCGTAGCcttgaagagaaaatgtttttaaaatgtggacACGGGAAAACAGAAGATAAGGTTATCTCAGTTCATCTTCCGTGCATCTAGACATCTACAGGCACCTCCACAGGTTTTTCCAGGCATAGTTGCCATAGCTGTAACACTACAAGCACAAACTAGCAAGCATAACATCAGTGGTATGATACAAAGTGACCTTAATAGGAAAAATGCAGGACAATTCACATATTAATATGAAAAATGCAGGACAAGCAACAGAGGAGATCTCTACTGCAGGAATGTTAGAGCTACATGGAGGCTGCTGAGGGTTTGGCTGATGTCGTGTAACGTTACTGACACAGGAGCAAACCTAGTACCACTTTCGGCTAAGGTTTACAGAGACAAAAGCATGGGTATAGGTCCTGTCAGATTAGCCAGCTATTGGAGATTTAATTAATTCCTAAGCACCTCAAAAGGATAAAGCTGGGTGAGGAGAAATGTAGAAGTAAAGCCAAAGTAGTGCTCGCAGAGGGAGTGATAGGTTTGGCTGCCTGAGAAGCACgtgtgcacaaacacacacacacacatatatgtatgtgtatagaAGTTTCTTTGGACAAGCTCAGGTGCAGGGACACAGATTGTGTATAACAGCAACCCATCTCCCGTAGGAGTTTCATTCTCCCTAGGTTTGAGAGCTCTTCCTCCATTTGTTTCAGCCTCACATTGTTAAGGCCTCAGAAGAGACAGCTTAATTGCTTTCTGCCCAAACACCCTTAGGTGTTTCCATGGTCCTTCATCAGGTGTATGGAGGTGTCTGCTCCTTTCTCATCTTCCCTTAATATTTTTGCTGACTCAGTGGCTGTTAGTAATACCCTACATTAGAAGAAAGCCCCTTGGGCTGTGGTGAGATACCAAATGCTATCCCAGGGtcagctgcaggctgctcaCATGTAGGtacctgcagccccacagcaacAACAGGAGTGCCAGGAGACActagagctgctgcctggaaggAGGTCGTAGTCCTGACAAACACAGGAGTTTTTCTTGCCTGCTAAGTCACTAATGGAGTGCTACTCTTTGAAATGCTATCCTGCAAACTTAATTCAAGTCGTCttgaacagaaatgaaaactgatgGAAAGCCCTGCAAAAACATAACTGTTTAGAAATGGTAACGTTTGGTGAGAGAAGGCTCTTGGCTCTGCTCTTGTGTAAAAATCTGCTAGAGGCTTGAAATAGGGCTTGGCAGAGGTGAACAGTTGGGCTGTGTTTATGAAAGAACCTCAAACAAAGGCATTGTAAGGGCAAAGAAGCTCCAGATGTGTTCTTATCTTTACTCAGATCAAGATAGaaatggagcagcagctgtaagGATGCTGCAGATTAATATTTatcagaaggaatttttaaatgaatggtTTTCCACGTATCCTGTGAGACCACTTGAAACAAAAGGATGAAATCAAAAAATGCAAAGGCTACTACCAGTATTTTTAGAACTATTTTAGCAGCATATTCTCTGTCAGGTTGTGTCTAAGCTACAAATAAAGGTTGTGTTGTCCTGGTAGCTTAAAATCCATgtaacaaagcaaaacaaaaatgtattccaggccaggttgggcagggcttggagcagcctggtctagtggaaggtgtccctgcctgtggtggAGGGCTTGGAAGAAGAAGATctttgagatcccttccaactcaaactattccatgattctgtgtaAAAAATCCCTGTAAACTACATCCAGTAACTTAAGACTGGCAGAGCACAGTAGAGGTTTTCCAGGTGTAAAACTTACTTTCTCTTCTTAAAGTCATCAGCAAAACTGACTTTACTTGACAGGTTTGACTCCTCTGACAGTTTGGGAAGCTTTAGCTTGGAAAGTTGTGATACAGATGTGAGAAGCCAGAGATaccaggaggctgcagctgcctgtgtaGATGTTTAAAGGGTGGAATTGGTGTTTGCTACTTACTGTCTGGTCTTTGAAGTACTTCAGTTCATTCCTATGCAGTGTAAACCACCTTGTTTTCCAGTTCTGAAAGATCAAGAATGAATGGTAACTGTCTTGGAAGAGTTTAGCCTAAAACTtcttaggaaagaaaaactttcaAAGCTGCTGGCTTGCTCTGGTTTACAGTTGTGCTTTGTTGTTGCTCAAAACACAAATTGTTCCTCTCTGCAGGGAAATACAGGTGGAGCAATTTCAGCTCAAGGTTGTCTTTAGCTTCTGTGGGTGATCACAGAGTGGAAGCAACAAGTAAGAGTTTTCCTTACCTTGACTATTTTGCCTTGTTTTATCAAATATCCTTCTTTGGTACCAAGCTGTGAAGTAACAAAGGAAGGAATTGTGGTTagaggctgagctctgcttctATTTCCCACATCCCCCTCTTTGCTATATCAGGAAGATATAGCAATTCTTTGGGAAACTCTCCATAGCCTCCTGCCCTCACTTCCACGCTCCCCCTGGGCTGATCCAGCCACCTTAGGGTGAAcatggagcagtgctggctttGGAGGCAGCCCCCCCGGGCTGTTCCTCCCTCAGGAAGCTTCTGCCCTGCACCAGCTCAGCCAAAGACACCAAAATAGCTGCAGTCACACTTAATTTAGGAAGGCTGGATGGTTGCCCCTGTAGGTGTTGTGATCAGGAGCACATGGGATTTAACTGACAGTGGAATTATCCTGAGGAAAGGCTCCTCAAATGCAACCAGGGGCAAGTGCTGTTGTACTGAGCTGTTCTCTCCTCTCAACCAGGCCCACCCTTGACAGGAAAAACCTGTTATGTTCAATGTGCTTTTTGAAAAATTGGGGTTTGAACTGTTTGTCCGGCATCATGAGTGGCACTTAGCCCTTATGACTTCTTAGATACTGAAATTCTCTGTAGGGACCTGGCTGTGAGACCTCTGAAAATCAAAATCTTGACAAGTTACCACTTGttcttgaaaaaatattacctTCTTATTGGTGGTATGTGGAAGCCAAGCTTCTTTGGAGGTTAAAGTGTAACTTGATGATGAAGGGTTGGTTGTGAGACACATCAGAAGTGGTTCTTCTTGCAACTTCATTAACCCATATTACCATAactcttcctctttccccccaaaaatacagtatataattaaaatactttccTCTCTGTTCAGAGCAAACTGTTCTGGAGAAACCACCTGTCTCAGACGTGAGTTACAAGGGATTTAAAGACTCTAATTGCTGTTCAAGTGAGTCTCAAATGTCAGAATAGGTGGCCCAAAAGTATatgatgatttttttgtgtgtgtctgtatgcgttttttttaaattcatgatAAGTTAAATAATGATAAATTATTCTAAAAGATAACAGGAGAATGAAAATCTTTCACATGGTCTTTGTTTGGATAGTCAGACTCACCCAGGTCAGCTGCAGACAATGTTTTTCCAGGGACAGCACTGAAGTGACAATTATAAAAGCCTTTATTTGCCATGGGCCTGTACTGAGCAAGCCTGTATTTGTTTTGCCTTGTTTGGCAGAGACTTCCTGGATTTACAAACCCATAGAGGGATTAATAACCAGTCTTACTCCATAGCTCAAATACAGTTCAGGCCAGAAGCACCCCTCCCACCAGAACACAACTTACTGAGGGAGCATTTGGGACAAGGTCACTTTCTGTCCTTCCTGTCTGCATTGCAGTGTGAACTCGGACTGACTCATAAATGGAAGGTTCCTCCACTTGCCGTGGGTAGGGATGCTTCAATACAATTAAAGTTCCTGGAGAGAAAAGAGCAGGAGTTAAGTCCTCTGCCAAGTCCAGCTTAGAAAATAACTTGTCAGTAGCTACATCTCCGGttaatttcatcttttccctaaaattaaaaaggcaGCTGTGAAAACTGTAAATAGATGGTACCTTTTTGAAACCTTTACCCTTGCAAATGCTTGCAAGAAAATCTCTTTACTTATTTAATTGCTTTCCTGCCCAAGAGGCTGGCTTGGAGGGTAGGCAGGATGCAAAACTAGACAGGAGCCATAAGAGTCATTGGTTTTGCCAACATGCCACCAGCTGGTGTTTAAATCACCTAATCTGTCCAAGCTTTGGCTACAGGCTTCCTAACAGCAAACCCACGTTACCATCGCCCTCAACTGTTTTTaccacagctcttcccagttTAACTTTTCATTATAGccattcttctttttctccaagtAAGGTCATGTTTATTGCATGTTCCCTGAAAAAACCCTGCATTCTCAGTAGTGAATGTGTTGTACTTTTCAAAACAGCGAAGAACGTCCTTGAAATAGTAACTGCTCCACTGTCTAACtccattctttaaaaataatgtcacAGCATACCAAATGCTGCTCCATCTGCATTTTATGCTGATATTGCAGCTCTTAAAGAGGAGGGATGCTACAACTGGTAGCAACTTGGACTTGAAACCTGCAGATGTATGAGTAATTTAAAAGTATTCTGTAATGGGAAGGGCTaaaaagagaagtggaaaattTGTACTTGAAGTAACCAGCTGAAATCTGTTTGCAGGCACAGGGGGTGTATGCAAATGTGATCTATTCAACTTGCTGTAGGTGGAAAGTCAACATTGGTTTATTTCTATCtggctttgcagaaaaaaatatgctttaccatttaaaataaaattgagaaCAGCTCCATCACCATTCCAGAGAAACTACTCCTGAGCTGTTGCACAGAATCAGAGTATCATAATCTGTACACCATGGATAAAAAGCTCCATTGCAGAAATGGAAGGACTAATATAACATTTTAtacagtgtttgtttttttaataacttctctgtggattttttttttttgcctccacAAGAAAATTGTACAGAATAATCTGGTAATTATACACAAGATCTCGCAAAAGCTGCACTGTAGCAAGATTATTCTGCCACATCTGCATCTACTGATGCTTGGATTGGAGTTGACTCTGATGAGCCCCTACCTCATTTTTGACAAAACATGGTTATGACCCAGGAGAAATTTGACACCTGTATCTGAAGGAATATTGCCTGAGTTTAATTCTCTCTTCCCCTCTACTGTTTTCCATGGTACGGTAAGGTGGAAAGTTTCTTGATAtgatattcaatttttttttttaatttattttgcagcaCATCTGACTTAGAGGTTTCACAGAGCCAGTAGAATCTGATTAGGAAACCTTAAGGTGGCAACTGTTGATCTCATTCATAGAGATCAGATAAAACTAATGTCTTGCTTATTAGTGTCTGTAACACATGCAGTGAAGGAGTGAGGAATGGGGAAATACAAGTTTTATGTCATCTGAAATCTTTACAGGGCTAGGCCTGTGGGTGCATGCCtgatttcccaggaaaaataGCTCACTGGCACAGAGCATACATGTGGGAGCCATGTATTTGAAACACTCttgaaagcaatttaaaaagagaGTGTTTTGAAAGATACAAGCGCCATATTGAATGTgcaactgcatttttcttggGGGAAGAAATTGGCAAAGGAGCCCCTGAATTTAATGTTTGGGTTAGCAGAGCACTGGTGCAAAATTTAGTGTGTGAAAAGTCACAGTTATTGCATGTGCCAACTATCATTCAACTGGGCTCTTGCATCCATAATTAGTACTGCTCTGCATTATTTGCATACACTTGCCACAGAGGATATTGAAGTTTTTGGCATTAACTTGTACTGACATGCCTTCAACTCTTACACTTGAAGCTAAACATAAAACTGACATTGCCATGACAATATCCAGTTTGTTTCTCCAGGGATTCTAGCCCGATGGTGCTCAATTCACTTGTAGGAATCAAGTTTAATATTTTGACCCTTTAATTCAGAAAGCACATTGGTTGGTAGAGAAACttgtgcttttctctctcctcttgaaagcaagaaaaatcacTGCGATGGCAGATGGCATCAGCATGGTGATGGCATTGCAGGCAGAACAGGAGAGCTGGTTAAAAACACATTCCCTACAGGAAAGAGGAGCAGAACACTGTAGGCTCCTTCCTTGGACAAAGAATAGTGAGATGAAACCATTTCAAGTAGTTTTCCATTCATTCTTACTGGGGGATTTCAACTTCAAAgatgaatatttatttcctcaCTAACACTGTGCTTTGGTTTTGCTGGGTTTGAGAATGTTCTAATCCTCCCGGTATTTTGAAATCCTTCTTCCTCTGAGAAATTGAAAGGAGCTCTTAGCCCTGGTTAGAAAAAGCCCAATAAGCTTATGTGTGGTTTATCTTCAAAGAACTTGAAAGATTTTTTGAAGTGGAATTTATTTAGATACAAATACAAATGTGAATTTATGAACTTTAGCAGTTCGTAAATTCAGTTCTTCTTTAGCAGTTCTTCTACTTTAGCAGAAGATCTATTTGCTAGCACAACAGAAGCTCCTTTTAGTTAGATCTTTGTGAAGCATGGCTACAAATATGTACATGCACACAACGTGGCACTCCTTACCTGTTTCACTTCCAATTAAAGGCTGGTTTGCAAAATGCATGACCAGTTCCTTCAAGCTAGAAAATTCATTAAATCCAAACTTGAATGAAGTTCCTGTGTGCTCAACATGGAAGTGTTTCACAGAATCTTTTCCCctaaaacaaaagaggaaaatttgtCAAGACGTAAATGCCAAAGGCATTTTTTGCATGTACAATCCTTAAATAGCATATATCACTGCAGGGACCCAGATCACAGGCTGCCAATCACTGTCCTGGTAGTAATACTACTGCCATTACTCTCCCTCTCCAATACTCAACA
Above is a window of Motacilla alba alba isolate MOTALB_02 chromosome 4, Motacilla_alba_V1.0_pri, whole genome shotgun sequence DNA encoding:
- the DAPP1 gene encoding dual adapter for phosphotyrosine and 3-phosphotyrosine and 3-phosphoinositide isoform X2, giving the protein MHFANQPLIGSETGTLIVLKHPYPRQVEEPSIYESVRVHTAMQTGRTESDLVPNAPSLGTKEGYLIKQGKIVKNWKTRWFTLHRNELKYFKDQTATEPIRALDLTECSAVQFDYSQERVNCFCLVFPLRTYYLCAKTGIEADEWIKILRWKLSQIRKQLEERNAALSS
- the DAPP1 gene encoding dual adapter for phosphotyrosine and 3-phosphotyrosine and 3-phosphoinositide isoform X1, with the protein product MGRARGGAGRTSSAPRRRRSSRGSMAQRREPRPAAPLERELMALGWYHDNLTRHAAEALLLSNGQDGSYLLRKSNEREDLYSLSVRGKDSVKHFHVEHTGTSFKFGFNEFSSLKELVMHFANQPLIGSETGTLIVLKHPYPRQVEEPSIYESVRVHTAMQTGRTESDLVPNAPSLGTKEGYLIKQGKIVKNWKTRWFTLHRNELKYFKDQTATEPIRALDLTECSAVQFDYSQERVNCFCLVFPLRTYYLCAKTGIEADEWIKILRWKLSQIRKQLEERNAALSS